One window from the genome of Nyctibius grandis isolate bNycGra1 chromosome 22, bNycGra1.pri, whole genome shotgun sequence encodes:
- the LOC137672738 gene encoding protocadherin beta-15-like: MLGPTEAGGWLFCRRRACGRRSGDSKRQVMVFILCVCVCQSGAESLRYSVAEEMERDSFVADIAKELGVAPSQLAARKARVVSEGNEQFFRLNPSTGVLTAKESLDREQICPQSDTCTLFFKIFFENPLQLIRGEVEVRDINDNSPVFPEKEMVLEIPETTSPGSRFPLQSARDKDVGSNGLQDYSLASNSHFSLALGTGEDGAKHAFLVLERQLDREEQRELNLVLTATDGGSPARSGTAQVRIVVLDANDNMPVFSREVYEVRLAENSPAGQLVVRVAAADPDDGSYGKVRYAFTQTSEGSRQLFELNPVTGEIRVAGNVDFEEGKIHEIFVTATDGGGLSTHCKVKVEVLDVNDNAPEIALTSLTASIPEDAPPRTVVALFSVRDRDSGDNGRTECSIDGDLPFSLSPTFDNYYELRTTAALDRERTAEYNITVTATDWGTARRSSRENIFVQISDVNDNPPQFTQELYTMSVTENNSPMLRIGSVNATDADAGNNARVNYALVQQEGKEQPDVSVNSESGDVYILRPLDYEEVRALEVAVRATDGGSPALSAQAVLRVVVRDENDNAPVVLHPPAESSAAAGELVPRWARADYLVAKVVAVDADAGQNAWLSYELAKATEPGLFRVGLHSGELRTARAVAERDAARQRLVVLVRDSGQPPRSATASLAIALVSGFSDAHLRVSEEAPAAEPDGPLTLYLIGCLACVSALLLATAVAAVVLKVRRARRSEAESLPTFPKAPTDSTAGSLPRSYVYDVCFAAGTVNSDFRFLRPLLPCFPA; encoded by the coding sequence ATGCTGGGACCCACGGAGGCCGGGGGATggcttttctgcagaagaagGGCGTGCGGGAGACGGAGCGGAGACAGCAAGAGGCAAGTGATGGTGTTTATTCTGTGCGTTTGCGTGTGTCAGAGCGGGGCCGAAAGCCTCCGCTACTCTGTGGCGGAGGAAATGGAGAGGGACTCGTTTGTCGCCGATATTGCGAAGGAGCTGGGGGTTGCTCCGAGCCAGCTGGCAGCTCGCAAGGCCCGCGTGGTGTCCGAGGGGAACGAGCAGTTTTTCCGCCTCAATCCGAGCACCGGGGTCCTGACGGCAAAGGAGTCGCTGGACCGAGAGCAGATCTGTCCGCAGAGCGATACCTGCACGCTCTTCTTTAAGATATTCTTTGAAAATCCCTTGCAGCTGATCCGAGGGGAGGTGGAGGTTCGTGACATCAACGACAACTCCCCCGTGTTCCCGGAGAAGGAGATGGTTTTGGAGATTCCCGAAACGACATCTCCTGGGTCCCGTTTCCCCCTGCAAAGCGCCCGGGACAAGGACGTGGGCAGTAACGGTTTGCAGGACTACAGCCTCGCGTCCAATTCGCATTTCTCCCTCGCTCTCGGAACAGGGGAAGATGGAGCAAAACACGCGTTTCTCGTCCTCGAACGGCAGCTGGACCGCGAAGAGCAGCGAGAGCTGAATTTAGTGCTCACGGCCACGGACGGGGGCTCGCCAGCCAGGTCGGGCACGGCTCAGGTCCGCATCGTGGTGCTGGATGCCAATGACAACATGCCAGTGTTCTCTCGGGAGGTCTACGAGGTGCGTCTGGCCGAGAACAGCCCCGCGGGGCAGCTGGTGGTCAGAGTGGCGGCCGCGGATCCCGACGATGGGTCCTACGGGAAAGTGCGGTACGCCTTCACGCAGACGTCGGAGGGGTCCCGGCAGCTCTTCGAGCTGAACCCTGTCACCGGGGAGATTCGGGTCGCGGGCAACGTGGACTTCGAGGAAGGGAAAATTCACGAGATATTTGTGACAGCCACCGACGGCGGCGGACTCTCTACCCACTGCAAGGTGAAAGTGGAGGTCCTGGACGTGAATGACAACGCCCCCGAGATAGCGCTCACCTCCCTCACCGCCTCCATTCCCGAGGACGCCCCGCCCCGCACCGTCGTGGCCCTGTTCAGTGTGCGGGACCGGGACTCCGGGGACAACGGCAGGACGGAGTGCTCGATCGACGGGGACTTGCCCTTCAGTCTCAGCCCCACTTTTGATAATTACTACGAACTGAGAACAACCGCGGCGCTGGACAGGGAGAGGACGGCGGAGTATAACATCACGGTCACAGCCACGGACTGGGGCACGGCGCGGCGGAGCTCTCGGGAAAACATCTTCGTGCAGATCTCGGACGTGAACGACAATCCCCCGCAGTTCACCCAGGAGCTTTACACCATGTCGGTCACGGAGAACAACAGCCCCATGCTCCGCATCGGCAGCGTGAACGCCACGGACGCCGATGCGGGAAATAACGCCCGCGTAAACTACGCGCTGGTGCAGCAGGAGGGCAAGGAGCAACCCGACGTGTCGGTGAACTCTGAAAGTGGGGACGTTTATATCCTCCGGCCGCTGGACTACGAGGAGGTGCGCGCCTTGGAGGTGGCGGTGCGAGCCACGGACGGCGGGTCGCCGGCGCTGAGCGCCCAGGCGGTGCTGCGCGTGGTGGTGCGGGACGAGAATGACAACGCACCCGTCGTGCTGCACCCGCCCGCCGAgagcagcgcggcggcgggcgagCTGGTGCCGCGCTGGGCGCGGGCGGACTACCTGGTGGCCAAGGTGGTGGCGGTGGACGCGGACGCGGGGCAGAACGCGTGGCTGTCGTACGAGCTGGCGAAGGCGACGGAGCCGGGGCTGTTCCGCGTGGGGCTGCACAGTGGCGAGTTGCGCACGGCGCGGGCCGTGGCGGAGAGGGACGCGGCCCGGCAGCGCCTCGTCGTGCTGGTGCGGGACAGCGGGCAGCCGCCGCGCTCGGCCACCGCCAGCCTCGCCATCGCCCTGGTCAGCGGCTTCTCCGACGCCCATTTGCGGGTGAGCGAGGAGGCGCCGGCCGCCGAGCCCGACGGGCCGCTCACCCTCTACCTCATCGGCTGCCTGGCCTGCGTGTCGGCGCTCTTGCTGGCCACCGCCGTGGCCGCCGTGGTGCTGAAGGTGCGGCGGGCCAGGCGGAGCGAGGCCGAGAGCTTGCCCACGTTCCCCAAGGCTCCCACGGACAGTACCGCGGGCTCCCTGCCCCGCAGCTACGTCTACGACGTCTGCTTCGCCGCCGGCACCGTCAACAGCGACTTTCGCTTCCTGAggcccctcctgccctgcttcccCGCC
- the LOC137672739 gene encoding protocadherin beta-15-like: protein MLGPAEAGGWLFCRIRACGRRSGDSKRQVMVFILCVCVCQSGTERLRYSVAEEMERDSFVADIAKELGVAPSQLAARKARVVSEGNEQFFRLNPSTGVLTAKESLDREQICPQSDTCTLFFKIFFENPLQLIRGEVEVRDVNDNSPVFPEKEMVLEVLETASPGSRFPLQSARDRDVGSNGLQNYSLASNSHFSLALGAGEDGRKYPVLVLERQLDREEQRELNLVLTAKDGGSPARSGTAQVRIVVLDANDNMPVFSREVYEVRLAENSPAGQLVVRVAAADPDEGSNGKVRYAFTEASEGSRQLFELNPVTGEIRVAGNLDFEEGKFHEMMVRAMDGGGLSAHCRVKVEILDVNDNAPEIALTSLTASIPEDAPPRTVVALFSVRDRDSGDNGRTECSIDGDLPFSLSPTFDNYYELRTTAALDRERTAEYNITVTATDWGTARLSSRENIFVQISDVNDNPPQFTQELYTMSVTENNSPMLRIGSVNATDADAGKNALVTYALVQQEGKEQPDVSVNSESGDVYILRPLDYEEVRAFEVAVRATDGGSPALSAQAVLRVVVRDANDNAPVVLHPPPESSAAAGELVPRWARADYLVAKVVAVDADAGQNAWLSYELAKATEPGLFRVGLHSGEVRTARAVAERDAARQRLVVLVRDSGQPPRSATASLAIALVSGFSDAHLRVSEEAPAAEPDGPLTLYLIGCLACVSALLLATAVAAVVLKVRRARRSEAESLPTFPKAPTDSTAGSLPRSYVYDVCFAAGTVNSDFRFLRPLLPCFPAGAERVSESLAGTSREDPAWLSCSPSAD from the exons ATGCTGGGACCCGCGGAGGCCGGGGGATGGCTTTTCTGCAGAATAAGGGCGTGCGGGAGACGGAGCGGAGACAGCAAGAGGCAAGTGATGGTGTTTATTCTGTGCGTTTGCGTGTGTCAGAGCGGGACCGAAAGGCTCCGCTACTCTGTGGCGGAGGAAATGGAGAGGGACTCGTTTGTCGCCGATATTGCGAAGGAGCTGGGGGTTGCTCCGAGCCAGCTGGCAGCTCGCAAGGCCCGCGTGGTGTCCGAGGGGAACGAGCAGTTTTTCCGCCTCAATCCGAGCACCGGGGTCCTGACGGCAAAGGAGTCGCTGGACCGAGAGCAGATCTGTCCGCAGAGCGATACCTGCACGCTCTTCTTTAAGATATTCTTTGAAAATCCCTTGCAGCTGATCCGAGGGGAGGTGGAGGTTCGTGACGTCAACGACAACTCCCCCGTGTTCCCGGAGAAGGAGATGGTTTTGGAGGTTCTGGAAACGGCATCTCCCGGGTCCCGTTTTCCCCTGCAAAGCGCCCGGGACAGGGACGTGGGCAGTAACGGTTTGCAGAACTACAGCCTCGCGTCCAATTCGCATTTCTCCCTCGCTCTCGGAGCAGgggaagatggaagaaaatacCCGGTGCTCGTCCTGGAGCGGCAGCTGGACCGCGAAGAGCAGCGAGAGCTGAATTTAGTGCTCACCGCCAAGGACGGGGGCTCGCCAGCCAGGTCGGGCACGGCTCAGGTGCGCATCGTGGTGCTGGATGCCAATGACAACATGCCAGTGTTCTCTCGGGAGGTCTACGAGGTGCGCCTGGCCGAGAACAGCCCCGCGGGGCAACTGGTGGTCAGAGTGGCGGCCGCGGATCCCGACGAAGGGTCCAACGGGAAAGTGCGGTACGCCTTCACGGAGGCATCGGAGGGGTCCCGGCAGCTCTTCGAGCTGAACCCTGTCACCGGGGAGATTCGGGTCGCGGGCAACCTGGACTTCGAGGAAGGGAAATTTCACGAGATGATGGTGAGAGCCATGGACGGCGGCGGACTCTCTGCGCACTGCAGGGTTAAGGTGGAGATCCTGGACGTGAATGACAACGCCCCCGAGATAGCGCTCACCTCCCTCACCGCCTCCATTCCCGAGGACGCCCCGCCCCGCACCGTTGTGGCCCTGTTCAGTGTGCGGGACCGGGACTCCGGGGACAACGGCAGGACCGAGTGCTCGATCGACGGGGACTTGCCCTTCAGTCTCAGCCCCACTTTTGATAATTACTACGAACTGAGAACAACCGCGGCGCTGGACAGGGAGAGGACGGCGGAGTATAACATCACGGTCACAGCCACGGACTGGGGCACGGCGCGGCTGAGCTCTCGGGAAAACATCTTCGTGCAGATCTCGGACGTGAACGACAATCCCCCGCAGTTCACCCAGGAGCTTTACACCATGTCGGTCACGGAGAACAACAGCCCCATGCTCCGCATCGGCAGCGTGAACGCCACGGACGCCGACGCGGGCAAAAACGCCCTTGTAACCTACGCGCTGGTGCAGCAGGAGGGCAAGGAGCAGCCCGACGTGTCGGTCAACTCTGAAAGTGGGGACGTTTATATCCTCCGGCCGCTGGACTACGAGGAGGTGCGCGCATTCGAGGTGGCGGTGCGAGCCACGGACGGCGGGTCGCCGGCGCTGAGCGCGCAGGCGGTGCTGCGTGTGGTTGTGCGGGACGCCAACGACAACGCGCCCGTCGTGCTGCACCCGCCCCCCGAgagcagcgcggcggcgggcgagCTGGTGCCGCGCTGGGCGCGGGCGGACTACCTGGTGGCCAAGGTGGTGGCGGTGGACGCGGACGCGGGGCAGAACGCGTGGCTGTCGTACGAGCTGGCGAAGGCGACGGAGCCGGGGCTGTTCCGCGTGGGGCTGCACAGCGGCGAGGTGCGCACGGCGCGGGCCGTGGCGGAGAGGGACGCGGCCCGGCAGCGCCTCGTCGTGCTGGTGCGGGACAGCGGGCAGCCGCCGCGCTCGGCCACCGCCAGCCTCGCCATCGCCCTGGTCAGCGGCTTCTCCGACGCCCATTTGCGGGTGAGCGAGGAGGCGCCGGCCGCCGAGCCCGACGGGCCGCTCACCCTCTACCTCATCGGCTGCCTGGCCTGCGTGTCGGCGCTCTTGCTGGCCACCGCCGTGGCCGCCGTGGTGCTGAAGGTGCGGCGGGCCAGGCGGAGCGAGGCCGAGAGCTTGCCCACGTTCCCCAAGGCTCCCACGGACAGTACCGCGGGCTCCCTGCCCCGCAGCTACGTCTACGACGTCTGCTTCGCCGCCGGCACCGTCAACAGCGACTTTCGCTTCCTGAggcccctcctgccctgcttcccCGCCGG ggcagagagggTCTCAGAGTCGCTGGCGGGGACCTCCCGGGAGGATCCGGCATGGCTCAGCTGCTCCCCGAGTGCTGACTGA
- the LOC137672740 gene encoding protocadherin beta-15-like: MEQLILDAIFKHVEKGIRSSQLGFTKGKSRLTNLMAFYDDMTGWTPLCLGRCFTMLGPTEAGGWLFCRIRACGRRSGDSKRQVMVFILCVCVCQSGAERLRYSVAEEMERDSFVADIAKELGVAPSQLAARKARVVSEGNEQFFRLNPSTGVLTAKESLDREQICPQSDTCTLFFKIFFENPLQLIRGEVEVRDVNDNSPVFPEKEMVLEIPETTSPGSRFPLESAQDKDVGSNGLQNYSLASNSHFSLALGTGKGGIKYLELVLEQQLDREEQRELNLVLTATDGGSPARSGTAQVRIVVLDANDNMPVFSREVYEVRLAENSPAGQLVVRVAAADPDEGSNGKVRYAFTQTPERSRQLFELNPVTGEIRVAGDLDFEEAKNHDLVVKATDGGGLSAHCKVQVEVLDVNDNAPEIALTSLTASIPEDAPPRTVVALFSVRDRDSGDNGRTECSIDGDLPFSLSPTFDNYYELRTTAALDRERTAEYNITVTATDWGTARLSSRENIFVQISDVNDNPPQFTQELYTMSVTENNSPMLRIGSVNATDADAGNNARVNYALVQQEGKEQPDVSVNSESGAVYILRPLDYEEVRAFEVAVRATDGGSPALSAQAVLRVVVRDANDNAPVVLQPPHDSSAAAGELVPRWARADYLVAKVVAVDADAGQNAWLSYELAKATEPGLFRVGLHSGEVRTARAVAERDAARHRLVVLVRDSGQPPRSATASLAIALVSGFSDAHLRVSEEAPAAEPDGPLTLYLIGCLACVSALLLATAVAAVVLKVRRARRSEAESLPTFPKAPTDSTAGSLPRSYVYDVCFAAGTVNSDFRFLRPLLPCFPAGLPPGAGEQRSSMCSQEAATVGEEGDWAAELYALSIRVMSSLQCHSRGRELDHEKMSSRGMDV; encoded by the exons atggagcagctcattctggacGCCATCtttaagcatgtggagaagggcatcagaagtagtcaactTGGATTCACCAAAGGGAAATCacgcttgaccaatctgatggccttctatgatgacatgactggctgg ACACCGCTCTGCCTCGGACGCTGCTTCACGATGCTGGGACCCACGGAGGCCGGGGGATGGCTTTTCTGCAGAATAAGGGCGTGCGGGAGACGGAGCGGAGACAGCAAGAGGCAAGTGATGGTGTTTATTCTGTGCGTTTGCGTGTGTCAGAGCGGGGCCGAAAGGCTCCGCTACTCTGTGGCGGAGGAAATGGAGAGGGACTCGTTTGTCGCCGATATTGCGAAGGAGCTGGGGGTTGCTCCGAGCCAGCTGGCAGCTCGCAAGGCCCGCGTGGTGTCCGAGGGGAACGAGCAGTTTTTCCGCCTCAATCCGAGCACCGGGGTCCTGACGGCAAAGGAGTCGCTGGACCGAGAGCAGATCTGTCCGCAGAGCGATACCTGCACGCTCttctttaagatattttttgaaaatccCTTGCAGCTGATCCGAGGGGAGGTGGAGGTTCGTGACGTCAACGACAACTCCCCCGTGTTCCCGGAGAAGGAGATGGTTTTAGAGATTCCCGAAACGACATCTCCTGGGTCCCGTTTCCCCCTGGAAAGCGCCCAGGACAAGGACGTGGGCAGTAACGGTTTGCAGAACTACAGCCTCGCGTCCAATTCGCATTTCTCCCTCGCTCTCGGAACAGGGAAAGGTGGCATAAAATACCTGGAACTCgtcctggagcagcagctggaccGCGAAGAGCAGCGAGAGCTGAATTTAGTGCTCACGGCCACGGACGGGGGCTCGCCAGCCAGGTCGGGCACGGCTCAGGTGCGCATCGTGGTGCTGGATGCCAATGACAACATGCCAGTGTTCTCTCGGGAGGTCTACGAGGTGCGCCTGGCCGAGAACAGCCCCGCGGGGCAGCTGGTGGTCAGAGTGGCGGCCGCGGATCCCGACGAAGGGTCCAACGGGAAAGTGCGGTATGCCTTCACGCAGACACCAGAGCGGTCCCGGCAGCTCTTCGAGCTGAACCCTGTCACCGGGGAGATTCGGGTCGCGGGAGACCTGGACTTCGAGGAAGCGAAAAACCACGACTTGGTGGTGAAAGCCACTGACGGCGGGGGCCTGTCTGCGCACTGCAAGGTGCAGGTGGAGGTCCTGGACGTGAATGACAACGCCCCCGAGATAGCGCTCACCTCCCTCACCGCCTCCATTCCCGAGGACGCCCCGCCCCGCACCGTCGTGGCCCTGTTCAGCGTGCGGGACCGGGACTCCGGGGACAACGGCAGGACCGAGTGCTCGATCGACGGGGACTTGCCCTTCAGTCTCAGCCCCACTTTTGATAATTACTACGAACTGAGAACAACCGCGGCGCTGGACAGGGAGAGGACGGCGGAGTATAACATCACGGTCACAGCCACGGACTGGGGCACGGCGCGGCTGAGCTCTCGGGAAAACATCTTCGTGCAGATCTCGGACGTGAACGACAATCCCCCGCAGTTCACCCAGGAGCTTTACACCATGTCGGTCACGGAGAACAACAGCCCCATGCTCCGCATCGGCAGCGTGAACGCCACGGACGCCGACGCGGGCAATAACGCCCGCGTAAACTACGCGCTGGTGCAGCAGGAGGGCAAGGAGCAGCCCGACGTGTCGGTGAACTCTGAAAGTGGGGCCGTTTATATCCTCCGCCCGCTGGACTACGAGGAGGTGCGCGCATTCGAGGTGGCGGTGCGAGCCACGGACGGCGGGTCGCCGGCGCTCAGCGCGCAGGCGGTGCTGCGCGTGGTGGTGCGGGACGCCAACGACAACGCGCCCGTCGTGCTGCAGCCGCCCCACGACagcagcgcggcggcgggcgagCTGGTGCCGCGCTGGGCGCGGGCGGACTACCTGGTGGCCAAGGTGGTGGCGGTGGACGCGGACGCGGGGCAGAACGCGTGGCTGTCGTACGAGCTGGCCAAGGCGACGGAGCCGGGGCTGTTCCGCGTGGGGCTGCACAGCGGCGAGGTGCGCACGGCGCGGGCCGTGGCAGAGAGGGACGCGGCCCGGCACCGCCTCGTCGTGCTGGTGCGGGACAGCGGGCAGCCGCCGCGCTCGGCCACTGCCAGCCTCGCCATCGCCCTGGTCAGCGGCTTCTCCGACGCCCATTTGCGGGTGAGCGAGGAGGCGCCGGCCGCCGAGCCCGACGGGCCGCTCACCCTCTACCTCATCGGCTGCCTGGCCTGCGTGTCGGCGCTCTTGCTGGCCACCGCCGTGGCCGCCGTGGTGCTGAAGGTGCGGCGGGCCAGGCGGAGCGAGGCCGAGAGCTTGCCCACGTTCCCCAAGGCTCCCACGGACAGTACCGCGGGCTCCCTGCCCCGCAGCTACGTCTACGACGTCTGCTTCGCCGCCGGCACCGTCAACAGCGACTTTCGCTTCCTGAggcccctcctgccctgcttcccCGCCGGGCTGCCCCCCGGCGCGGGCGAGCAGCGCAGCTCGATGTGCTCGCAAGAGGCGGCCACCGTCGGGGAAGAAGGCGACTGGGCTGCAGAG CTCTATGCCCTGAGTATTCGTGTTATGTCATCTCTTCAGTGTCACTCCAGAGGGAGGGAGCTGGACCATGAGAAGATGAGTAGTAGAGGGATGGATGTGTGA
- the LOC137672742 gene encoding protocadherin beta-16-like, which yields MLGPTEAGGWLFCRIRACGRRSGDSKRQVMVFILCVCVCQSGAERLRYSVAEEMERDSFVADIAKELGVAPSQLAARKARVVSEGNEQFFRLNPSTGVLTAKESLDREQICPQSDTCTLFFKIFFENPLQLIRGEVEVRDVNDNSPVFPEKEMVLEIPETASPGSRFPLQSARDKDVGSNGLQNYSLASNSHFSIALGKGEDGRKYPVLVLERQLDREEQRELNLVLTATDGGSPARSGTAQVRIVVLDANDNVPVFSREVYEVRLAENSPAGQLVVRVAAADPDEGSNGKVRYTFTETSERSRQLFELNPVTGEIRVAGNLDFEEGKIHEMVVRATDGGGLSAHCRVKVEILDVNDNAPEIALTSLTASIPEDAPPRTVVALFSVRDRDSGDNGRTECSIDGDLPFSLSPTFDNYYELRTTAALDRERTAEYNITVTATDWGTARLSSRENIFVQISDVNDNAPQFTQELYTMSVTENNSPMLRIGSVNATDADAGKNARVTYALVRQAGKEQPDVSVNSESGAVYILRPLDYEEVRALEVAVRATDGGSPALSAQAVLRVVVRDANDNAPVVLHPPPESSAAAGELVPRWARADYLVAKVVAVDADAGQNAWLSYELAKATEPGLFRVGLHSGEVRTARAVAERDAARQRLVVLVRDSGQPPRSATASLAIALVSGFSDAHLRVSEEAPAAEPDGPLTLYLIGCLACVSALLLATAVAAVVLKVRRARRSEAESLPTFPKAPTDSTAGSLPRSYVYDVCFAAGTVNSDFRFLRPLLPPGAGEQRSSVCSQEAATVGEEGDWAAEGRAPLSEDTGPRPAQAACPANRGMELNVNSDANPWLTQQ from the exons ATGCTGGGACCCACGGAGGCCGGGGGATGGCTTTTCTGCAGAATAAGGGCGTGCGGGAGACGGAGCGGAGACAGCAAGAGGCAAGTGATGGTGTTTATTCTGTGCGTTTGCGTGTGTCAGAGCGGGGCCGAAAGGCTCCGCTATTCTGTGGCGGAGGAAATGGAGAGGGACTCGTTTGTCGCCGATATTGCGAAGGAGCTGGGGGTTGCTCCGAGCCAGCTGGCAGCTCGCAAGGCCCGCGTGGTGTCCGAGGGGAACGAGCAGTTTTTCCGCCTCAATCCGAGCACCGGGGTCCTGACGGCAAAGGAGTCGCTGGACCGAGAGCAGATCTGTCCGCAGAGCGATACCTGCACGCTCTTCTTTAAGATATTCTTTGAAAATCCCTTGCAGCTGATCCGAGGGGAGGTGGAGGTCCGTGACGTGAACGACAACTCCCCCGTGTTCCCGGAGAAGGAGATGGTTTTAGAGATTCCCGAAACGGCATCTCCCGGGTCCCGTTTCCCCCTGCAAAGCGCCCGGGACAAGGACGTGGGCAGTAACGGTTTGCAGAACTACAGCCTCGCGTCAAATTCGCATTTCTCCATCGCTCTCGGAAAAggagaagatggaagaaaatacCCGGTGCTCGTCCTGGAGCGTCAGCTGGACCGCGAAGAGCAGCGAGAGCTGAATTTAGTGCTCACCGCCACGGACGGGGGCTCGCCAGCCAGGTCGGGCACGGCTCAGGTGCGCATCGTGGTGCTGGATGCCAATGACAACGTGCCAGTGTTCTCTCGGGAGGTCTACGAGGTGCGCCTGGCCGAGAACAGCCCCGCGGGGCAGCTGGTGGTCAGAGTGGCGGCCGCGGATCCCGACGAAGGGTCCAACGGGAAAGTGCGGTACACCTTCACGGAGACATCGGAGAGGTCCCGGCAGCTCTTCGAATTGAACCCTGTCACCGGGGAGATTCGGGTCGCGGGCAACCTGGACTTCGAGGAAGGGAAAATTCACGAGATGGTGGTGAGAGCCACCGACGGCGGCGGACTCTCTGCGCACTGCAGGGTTAAGGTGGAGATCCTGGACGTGAATGACAACGCCCCCGAGATAGCGCTCACCTCCCTCACCGCCTCCATTCCCGAGGACGCCCCACCCCGCACCGTCGTGGCCCTGTTCAGTGTGCGGGACCGGGACTCCGGGGACAACGGCAGGACCGAGTGCTCGATCGACGGGGACTTGCCCTTCAGTCTCAGCCCCACTTTTGATAATTACTACGAACTGAGAACAACCGCGGCGCTGGACAGGGAGAGGACGGCGGAGTATAACATCACGGTCACAGCCACGGACTGGGGCACGGCGCGGCTGAGCTCTCGGGAAAACATCTTCGTGCAGATCTCGGACGTGAACGACAATGCCCCGCAGTTCACCCAGGAGCTTTACACCATGTCGGTCACGGAGAACAACAGCCCCATGCTCCGCATCGGCAGCGTGAACGCCACAGACGCCGACGCGGGCAAAAACGCCCGCGTAACCTACGCGCTGGTGCGGCAGGCGGGCAAGGAGCAGCCCGACGTGTCGGTGAACTCTGAAAGTGGGGCCGTTTATATCCTCCGGCCGCTGGACTACGAGGAGGTGCGCGCCTTGGAGGTGGCGGTGCGAGCCACGGACGGCGGGTCGCCGGCGCTGAGCGCCCAGGCGGTGCTGCGCGTGGTGGTGCGGGACGCCAACGACAACGCGCCCGTCGTGCTGCACCCGCCCCCCGAgagcagcgcggcggcgggcgagCTGGTGCCGCGCTGGGCGCGGGCGGACTACCTGGTGGCCAAGGTGGTGGCGGTGGACGCGGACGCGGGGCAGAACGCGTGGCTGTCGTACGAGCTGGCCAAGGCGACGGAGCCGGGGCTGTTCCGCGTGGGGCTGCACAGCGGCGAGGTGCGCACGGCGCGGGCCGTGGCAGAGAGGGACGCGGCCCGGCAGCGCCTCGTCGTGCTGGTGCGGGACAGCGGGCAGCCGCCGCGCTCGGCCACCGCCAGCCTCGCCATCGCCCTGGTCAGCGGCTTCTCCGACGCCCATTTGCGGGTGAGCGAGGAGGCGCCGGCCGCCGAGCCCGACGGGCCGCTCACCCTCTACCTCATCGGCTGCCTGGCCTGCGTGTCGGCGCTCTTGCTGGCCACCGCCGTGGCCGCCGTGGTGCTGAAGGTGCGGCGGGCCAGGCGGAGCGAGGCCGAGAGCTTGCCCACGTTCCCCAAGGCTCCCACGGACAGTACCGCGGGCTCCCTGCCCCGCAGCTACGTCTACGACGTCTGCTTCGCCGCCGGCACCGTCAACAGCGACTTTCGCTTCCTGaggcccctcctgccccccggCGCGGGCGAGCAGCGCAGCTCGGTGTGCTCGCAAGAGGCGGCCACCGTCGGGGAAGAAGGCGACTGGGCTGCAGAG GGCAGAGCTCCCCTCTCCGAAGACACGGGGCCCAGACCTGCGCAAGCAGCTTGCCCTGCAAACAGGGGCATGGAGCTCAATGTCAATTCTGATGCAAACCCTTGGCTCACCCAGCAGTAA